One window of the Brevundimonas goettingensis genome contains the following:
- a CDS encoding DsbA family protein, which translates to MSMLRRLILGLMLATPLLASAATAGNLPRVGSADRTIGDPRAPVTVVEYGSLACPHCAEWQMATWYAFKERYVDTGQVRFVFRDMLTEPVTEATQAAAIARCSAPEQYFEVLHTFYRWQSTARNFGPVSEWYDRAIAVSGRSREDINACVQDPATLAAIRAAMTGGIAAGVTKTPTFFVDGKVVADGSLETLGAAIDAASGR; encoded by the coding sequence ATGTCGATGCTCCGCCGACTGATCCTGGGCCTGATGCTGGCGACCCCGCTGCTGGCTTCGGCCGCGACTGCGGGCAATCTGCCGCGCGTGGGTTCAGCGGACCGGACCATCGGCGATCCGCGCGCCCCGGTGACGGTGGTGGAGTACGGCTCGCTCGCCTGCCCCCATTGCGCCGAATGGCAGATGGCCACCTGGTATGCGTTCAAGGAGCGCTATGTCGACACGGGCCAGGTCCGCTTCGTCTTCCGCGACATGCTGACCGAACCGGTGACAGAAGCGACCCAGGCCGCCGCCATCGCCCGCTGCTCGGCGCCCGAACAGTATTTCGAGGTCCTGCACACCTTCTACCGCTGGCAATCGACGGCCCGGAACTTCGGGCCCGTCAGCGAATGGTACGACCGCGCCATCGCCGTCAGCGGCCGCTCGCGCGAGGACATCAACGCCTGCGTCCAGGACCCGGCGACCTTGGCCGCCATCCGCGCGGCCATGACCGGAGGCATCGCGGCGGGGGTGACCAAGACCCCGACCTTCTTCGTCGACGGCAAGGTCGTCGCCGACGGCTCGCTCGAGACCCTGGGCGCCGCCATCGACGCCGCCTCCGGACGCTGA